The Cellulomonas wangleii genome includes a region encoding these proteins:
- a CDS encoding trans-sulfuration enzyme family protein, protein MTTPVPDAPAPRPDGRPAAPSPRTLAVSAGRPARTPGAALNPAVVLTSTFVSQGAPAAGEHVYGRIGTPAWEPFEEALAVLERTDHPATGRAVTGPPATVYASGMAAVDAALSLVPVGGRVVVPRHAYQVTLVLLGELAGRGLLRVEPVDVADTDAVVAAVRGGADGPADLLWLESPTNPMLEVADLPALVAAAHEVGALVAVDSTFATPLLQRPLAHGADVVVHSVTKYLAGHSDVVLGATVTDDPELHARLVAHRTTRGAIAGPFEVWLALRGLRTLALRVERAQQNAAELARRLAAHAHVVEVRYPGLPDDPGHLRAAAQMDGFGAILGVRPVGGADGADALVAAVRLWVPATSLGGVESTLERRRRFATESPTVPDDLVRLSVGIEDVEDLWADLDAALAAAARTRSAATRTGTAAPQPGGAG, encoded by the coding sequence GTGACCACGCCGGTGCCCGACGCCCCCGCCCCGCGACCCGACGGCCGCCCCGCGGCCCCCTCGCCGCGCACCCTCGCGGTCAGCGCCGGCCGCCCTGCACGCACGCCCGGTGCGGCGCTCAACCCGGCGGTGGTGCTCACCTCGACGTTCGTCTCGCAGGGCGCGCCCGCCGCGGGCGAGCACGTGTACGGCCGCATCGGCACCCCGGCGTGGGAGCCGTTCGAGGAGGCGCTGGCGGTGCTCGAGCGCACCGACCACCCGGCGACGGGGCGCGCGGTCACGGGCCCGCCCGCCACTGTGTACGCGTCCGGCATGGCGGCCGTCGACGCCGCCCTCTCGCTCGTGCCGGTGGGCGGGCGCGTGGTGGTGCCGCGCCACGCGTACCAGGTGACGCTCGTGCTGCTGGGCGAGCTCGCCGGGCGCGGCCTGCTGCGGGTGGAGCCCGTCGACGTGGCCGACACGGACGCGGTGGTCGCCGCCGTACGGGGCGGTGCGGACGGTCCCGCCGACCTGCTGTGGCTCGAGTCGCCCACCAACCCCATGCTCGAGGTCGCGGACCTGCCGGCGCTGGTGGCGGCAGCGCACGAGGTCGGGGCGCTCGTGGCCGTCGACAGCACCTTCGCCACCCCCCTGCTGCAGCGCCCGCTGGCGCACGGCGCGGACGTCGTCGTGCACTCGGTCACCAAGTACCTCGCGGGCCACTCCGACGTCGTGCTGGGCGCCACCGTCACCGACGACCCGGAGCTGCACGCCCGCCTGGTTGCCCACCGCACCACGCGCGGCGCGATCGCGGGCCCGTTCGAGGTGTGGCTGGCGCTGCGCGGCCTGCGCACGCTCGCGCTGCGCGTCGAGCGCGCCCAGCAGAACGCGGCCGAGCTGGCGCGGCGGCTCGCCGCGCACGCGCACGTCGTCGAGGTGCGCTACCCGGGCCTGCCCGACGATCCGGGCCACCTGCGCGCGGCCGCGCAGATGGACGGGTTCGGGGCGATCCTCGGTGTGCGTCCCGTCGGCGGCGCCGACGGCGCCGACGCCCTGGTCGCGGCGGTACGGCTGTGGGTGCCGGCCACCAGCCTGGGTGGGGTGGAGTCGACGCTGGAGCGCCGCCGCCGCTTCGCCACCGAGTCGCCCACGGTGCCGGACGACCTGGTCCGGCTGTCGGTCGGGATCGAGGACGTCGAGGACCTGTGGGCGGACCTCGACGCCGCGCTGGCCGCGGCAGCGCGGACCCGCAGCGCGGCCACGCGCACGGGCACAGCGGCACCGCAGCCGGGCGGAGCCGGCTGA